Proteins from one Mucilaginibacter jinjuensis genomic window:
- a CDS encoding IS4 family transposase, producing the protein MGKSTFFTGQPVLNQLLNLIDRNSVKALARAGQYDRYYRYFDTHTHLVTMLYCVLNKCTSSREVVSGMKACSNKLEHAGIQKAPGRSTLCDANMKRSYKVFELLYEQIYRRHKQLLPDSRSVNNLKLFIADASTITLFQQILKAPSPGKLNGKRKGGIKVHTLIDATDDVAIQVSFTAASANDMTFLKEINLEAGSFIVFDKGYVDYSQYERLTNEGVFFVTRQKKDARYVVTGSNEVSPEDKASGIIADRLITLGTRTHRKKIKLKSRQITFFDKQKARKFEFLTNNFSLSPLQIADLYRKRWQIEILFKRIKQNFPLKYFLGDNENAIKIQIWGAFIADLLIKLVQVQLKRKWAFSNLSAIIRLHLMSYIHLFNFLNDPERLSTTITGEKQLKLGGSQFGFKT; encoded by the coding sequence ATGGGCAAAAGTACTTTTTTTACCGGACAGCCGGTATTGAATCAGCTGCTGAATTTGATTGACCGCAATTCAGTAAAGGCATTGGCAAGAGCGGGACAATATGACCGTTATTATCGTTATTTTGATACGCATACACATTTAGTCACCATGCTTTATTGTGTGTTAAACAAGTGTACAAGCAGCCGGGAAGTGGTTAGCGGGATGAAAGCCTGTAGTAATAAACTCGAACATGCAGGTATACAAAAGGCGCCGGGAAGGAGCACACTATGCGATGCCAATATGAAACGTTCCTATAAGGTTTTCGAGTTATTATATGAGCAGATTTATCGCAGGCATAAGCAACTTTTACCGGACAGCCGGTCGGTAAATAACCTCAAACTTTTTATAGCGGATGCCTCTACCATCACTTTGTTTCAACAAATACTCAAAGCCCCCAGTCCGGGTAAGCTCAACGGTAAAAGGAAAGGCGGTATTAAAGTACATACGCTGATCGATGCAACCGATGACGTTGCCATTCAGGTTAGTTTCACGGCAGCGAGTGCAAATGATATGACCTTTCTAAAGGAGATCAACCTGGAAGCCGGTTCATTTATCGTTTTTGATAAAGGCTATGTAGATTACAGTCAATATGAACGTTTAACTAATGAAGGGGTATTTTTTGTCACCCGCCAGAAAAAAGATGCCCGGTATGTGGTTACTGGTTCAAATGAAGTTAGCCCTGAAGACAAGGCATCTGGTATAATTGCTGACCGTTTGATCACCCTCGGCACACGCACCCATCGTAAAAAAATCAAGCTTAAAAGCCGTCAAATTACCTTTTTCGATAAGCAAAAAGCCAGAAAATTTGAATTCCTCACTAATAACTTTTCATTATCACCACTACAGATAGCTGATCTTTATAGAAAACGCTGGCAAATCGAGATCCTGTTTAAAAGGATCAAACAAAACTTCCCCCTCAAATACTTCCTGGGAGACAATGAAAATGCGATCAAGATCCAAATATGGGGTGCTTTTATTGCCGACCTGCTCATTAAACTTGTACAGGTTCAACTTAAAAGGAAATGGGCTTTCTCCAATTTGAGTGCTATTATCAGGTTACATCTGATGAGTTATATACATCTATTCAATTTTCTGAACGATCCTGAAAGGCTGTCCACTACAATCACCGGGGAAAAGCAATTAAAATTAGGGGGCTCACAATTTGGTTTTAAAACTTAA
- a CDS encoding aldo/keto reductase produces MEYRQLGASGLHVPVLSFGTATFGGGNEFFKAWGNTQLDDAKKLIHLCLDAGVTLFDTADVYSSGISEEILGQALEGLRNRVLISTKATFRMGEGPNDYGSSRFHLIESVNNSLKRLQTDHIDIYHLHGFDGNTPVEETLRALDDLVTSGKVRYIACSNFSGWHLMKSLSISERYGWARYVGHQAYYSLLDREFEWELMSLGIDQKVGTIVWSPLASGQLGGKFRRGQPIPQDNRRSQGGSHGPETDFEHLYKIVDALDEVAEEVGKSVAQVALNWLLQRPTVANLVIGARNEEQLKQNLAAVGWNLTTEQVKKLDDASYKDPIYPYWHQRQDTRLNPLPKFY; encoded by the coding sequence ATGGAATACAGACAATTAGGTGCCTCGGGACTGCATGTGCCGGTACTAAGTTTCGGCACGGCTACCTTTGGCGGCGGTAACGAATTTTTTAAAGCCTGGGGCAACACCCAGCTCGATGATGCCAAAAAACTGATTCACCTTTGCCTTGATGCCGGGGTTACTTTGTTCGACACTGCCGATGTTTACTCGAGCGGGATCTCTGAAGAAATTTTAGGTCAGGCTTTGGAAGGGTTGCGTAACCGCGTATTAATTTCGACCAAAGCAACTTTCAGAATGGGTGAAGGGCCGAATGATTATGGTTCATCACGCTTTCACCTCATCGAATCGGTAAACAACAGTTTAAAACGTTTACAAACCGACCATATTGATATTTACCACCTGCACGGTTTCGACGGGAATACCCCGGTTGAAGAAACCCTGCGCGCATTAGACGACCTGGTAACCAGCGGTAAAGTACGTTACATTGCCTGCTCTAATTTTTCGGGCTGGCATTTAATGAAATCGCTTTCGATATCAGAGCGTTATGGCTGGGCACGTTATGTAGGCCACCAGGCGTACTATTCATTATTAGATCGCGAGTTTGAGTGGGAATTGATGTCATTGGGTATCGACCAAAAAGTAGGAACCATCGTATGGAGCCCGTTGGCAAGTGGACAATTGGGCGGTAAATTCCGCAGAGGCCAACCGATCCCCCAGGATAACCGCCGCAGTCAGGGTGGTAGCCATGGTCCGGAAACAGATTTTGAACATCTATACAAAATTGTTGATGCTTTAGACGAAGTAGCCGAAGAAGTTGGCAAAAGCGTAGCGCAGGTAGCACTAAACTGGTTGCTGCAACGCCCAACAGTAGCCAACCTGGTAATAGGTGCACGTAACGAAGAGCAACTGAAACAAAACCTTGCCGCAGTAGGATGGAACCTTACTACCGAGCAGGTAAAAAAACTGGATGACGCCAGCTATAAAGATCCGATTTATCCGTACTGGCACCAACGCCAGGATACGAGATTGAATCCGCTACCGAAATTCTATTAA